In Candidatus Falkowbacteria bacterium, a genomic segment contains:
- the secD gene encoding protein translocase subunit SecD, with protein sequence MPESRFSKLLRVTSKGRVWRSFVFILIIIIAGSLVVFGNYYNQAIDAYKIPLPKVKEIPFRLGLDLLGGSQLTYDADVSGVPAGEQGNAVEGARDVIEKRVNVFGVSEPHVEVNRTADNKYRILVELAGIKDIGEAIKKIGETPLLEFKEQNTARRALTTEEENSLKVFNESAKKKADEVLQKVKSNGDFSALAKEYSDDTTSKDNGGNVEWVSKRDSEEIASVASKIAIGQVGSTYIQTDRGFEIIKVNDQRIKEVKASHLLLCYKGSEGCSSEMSKEDAYKKIKEIKEQATPKNFADLVKQHSTDASNKERGGDLGWFGKDIMAKPFEEVAFGQKIDTISFVVETKFGYHLIHKTDENPEYNISHILIATQSIDDILGPESDWKNTELTGKNLKRATVQFNPQDNSPEVSLEFDEAGSKMFEEITERNVGKPVAIFLDNYPISTPNVNEKITGGQAVISGSFTVTEARDLAKRLNAGALPVPITLVNQQTVGASLGQQSVRDSLYAGMIGLILVAIFMLIYYRFLGFLSIIALAAYGILSLAIFKLWPVTLTLSGIAGFILSIGMAVDANILIFERLKEELRAGKSLSTAISEGFSRAWPSIRDSNFTTLLTTFVLIEFSTSVIKGFAVTLMLGVLLSMFSAITITRTLLRLFSEQWFEKHRWLIGYKKNQ encoded by the coding sequence ATGCCTGAAAGTCGCTTTTCTAAATTACTTCGTGTGACAAGCAAAGGCCGTGTCTGGCGGAGCTTTGTTTTTATATTAATAATTATAATTGCCGGTTCTTTAGTAGTTTTTGGTAACTATTATAATCAAGCAATTGACGCCTACAAGATCCCTTTACCAAAAGTAAAAGAGATTCCTTTTAGACTTGGTCTTGATTTACTAGGTGGATCCCAGCTTACATATGATGCTGATGTTTCAGGAGTTCCGGCTGGAGAACAGGGGAATGCAGTTGAAGGCGCCCGTGATGTCATTGAAAAAAGAGTTAACGTCTTTGGTGTTAGTGAGCCTCATGTTGAAGTTAACCGAACAGCTGATAATAAATATCGAATTCTAGTTGAATTAGCAGGTATCAAAGATATTGGAGAAGCCATTAAAAAAATTGGTGAAACACCATTACTAGAATTTAAAGAACAAAATACAGCCAGACGAGCTCTTACTACGGAAGAAGAGAATAGCTTAAAAGTTTTTAATGAATCAGCCAAAAAGAAAGCTGATGAAGTATTACAAAAAGTTAAAAGTAATGGCGATTTTTCTGCCTTAGCAAAAGAATATAGCGATGACACAACCAGTAAAGACAACGGAGGTAATGTGGAGTGGGTTTCAAAACGAGATAGTGAGGAGATCGCTAGTGTTGCCTCAAAAATTGCTATTGGGCAAGTTGGTTCAACCTATATTCAGACAGATCGTGGCTTTGAAATAATAAAAGTTAATGACCAACGAATTAAAGAAGTTAAAGCTTCTCATTTACTACTTTGCTATAAAGGCTCAGAAGGATGTTCCAGTGAAATGAGTAAAGAAGATGCTTATAAAAAAATTAAGGAAATAAAAGAACAAGCAACACCAAAAAATTTCGCTGATTTAGTTAAACAACATTCCACTGATGCGTCTAATAAGGAACGTGGCGGTGATCTTGGTTGGTTTGGTAAAGATATAATGGCTAAACCATTTGAAGAAGTTGCTTTTGGTCAAAAAATTGACACTATTTCTTTTGTTGTTGAAACAAAGTTTGGCTATCATTTAATTCATAAAACCGATGAAAATCCTGAATACAATATCAGCCATATTTTGATTGCTACACAATCAATTGATGATATTCTTGGACCTGAATCTGATTGGAAAAATACTGAGTTAACAGGAAAAAACCTCAAGCGGGCAACTGTTCAGTTTAATCCTCAAGATAATTCTCCGGAAGTAAGTCTAGAGTTTGATGAAGCTGGATCAAAGATGTTTGAAGAAATTACTGAACGAAATGTTGGTAAACCAGTGGCCATTTTTCTTGATAATTACCCAATTAGCACACCTAACGTTAATGAAAAAATTACTGGAGGACAAGCCGTAATTTCTGGTAGTTTCACTGTTACAGAAGCCCGGGATTTAGCAAAGCGACTTAATGCTGGAGCTTTACCGGTTCCAATTACTCTAGTTAATCAGCAAACAGTTGGGGCAAGTTTGGGTCAACAGTCAGTTAGAGACAGCTTATATGCAGGTATGATTGGTTTAATTTTGGTCGCCATCTTTATGTTAATCTACTATAGATTTCTTGGTTTTCTATCTATTATTGCTCTGGCTGCCTATGGAATATTATCATTAGCCATTTTTAAGTTGTGGCCTGTAACTTTAACCTTATCAGGAATTGCTGGATTTATTCTGTCTATCGGTATGGCGGTTGATGCTAACATTTTGATTTTTGAACGTCTCAAGGAAGAATTAAGAGCCGGAAAATCATTATCAACGGCTATAAGTGAAGGCTTCTCAAGAGCTTGGCCATCAATCAGAGATAGTAATTTCACTACATTGTTAACTACATTTGTATTGATTGAATTTTCTACCAGTGTAATTAAAGGTTTTGCCGTTACTTTGATGCTTGGTGTTTTGCTTTCAATGTTTAGCGCAATTACCATAACCAGAACTCTTTTACGATTGTTTAGCGAGCAGTGGTTTGAGAAACACCGATGGTTAATTGGCTATAAGAAAAATCAATAG
- a CDS encoding N-acetylmuramoyl-L-alanine amidase encodes MIKPSSIMIHHTAVSINKNPDQFKATNLYHQKKWGVKSSKGFYNGYHYEIATNGKIRQARQDGEISVACWQKRMNDGRCLHICLDGNFDQEKPKAEQMYALRDLLRKLAKKYKIESNYIFFHRDFAHKSCPGINLNILFIQSLLK; translated from the coding sequence ATGATTAAGCCATCCAGTATAATGATTCATCACACTGCTGTCTCAATTAACAAAAATCCTGATCAGTTTAAAGCAACTAATCTCTATCATCAGAAAAAGTGGGGTGTAAAAAGTAGTAAAGGATTTTATAATGGCTATCATTACGAAATTGCCACTAATGGAAAAATAAGACAAGCTCGGCAAGATGGAGAAATCTCAGTAGCTTGTTGGCAAAAAAGAATGAACGATGGGCGTTGTCTTCATATTTGCCTTGACGGAAATTTTGATCAAGAAAAACCAAAAGCTGAGCAAATGTATGCCCTTCGTGATTTATTACGAAAATTAGCCAAAAAATATAAAATTGAATCAAACTATATATTCTTTCATCGTGATTTTGCCCATAAATCTTGCCCAGGAATAAATCTAAATATATTATTTATCCAATCCCTTCTGAAATAG
- a CDS encoding nucleoside monophosphate kinase, whose amino-acid sequence MIIIGLTGHPSSGKDTAAEFIASKGFAHISCGDLLREEMKKRNLSIDRPSIRKFAAEERKKRGAFYPVDIACEQVKGNTVITGFRNVAEADYTKNFFKDNFTLVALEAPLHSRYERTISRNRVGDNISFEEFQEQEEAERNNDPESHEVDNVIAKANYIIENSGIRAELYRKLDSLLEKIKKD is encoded by the coding sequence ATGATTATTATTGGATTAACCGGACATCCTTCCTCGGGTAAAGATACAGCCGCTGAATTTATCGCTAGTAAGGGCTTTGCTCATATTTCTTGTGGAGATTTACTCCGGGAAGAAATGAAAAAAAGAAATCTTTCCATTGATCGACCTTCAATTCGAAAGTTTGCTGCTGAAGAAAGGAAAAAACGCGGTGCCTTTTATCCAGTTGATATAGCTTGTGAGCAAGTGAAAGGGAATACTGTGATAACTGGTTTTAGAAACGTGGCAGAAGCAGATTATACTAAAAATTTTTTTAAAGACAATTTTACACTTGTTGCGCTAGAAGCTCCGTTACATTCCCGATATGAACGAACAATTAGTCGTAATCGCGTTGGGGATAATATTTCGTTTGAAGAATTTCAAGAGCAAGAAGAAGCTGAAAGGAATAATGATCCTGAATCACATGAAGTAGATAATGTTATAGCCAAAGCAAATTATATTATTGAAAACTCTGGCATCCGTGCTGAATTATATCGAAAACTTGATTCACTACTTGAAAAGATAAAAAAAGATTAG
- a CDS encoding adenylyltransferase/cytidyltransferase family protein encodes MKKPSLKNQRKIIVAISGGFDPIHIGHIRLINEAKALGDELVVIMNNDHWLRAKKGYIFMPQKERKELLMALSAVDKVIYTSHKKNTTYSNPLERSVVKELAKLKPDIFANGGDRFLDEIPENKLCKKLGIKMVFNIGKGGKIQSSSVLVGKAAKKTLSKYK; translated from the coding sequence ATGAAAAAACCCTCCCTAAAAAACCAGAGGAAAATCATCGTAGCTATTAGTGGTGGCTTTGACCCCATCCATATTGGCCATATTCGTCTTATTAACGAGGCTAAGGCACTTGGGGATGAATTAGTAGTCATAATGAACAATGATCACTGGCTACGCGCTAAAAAGGGCTATATATTCATGCCTCAAAAAGAGCGCAAAGAGTTACTAATGGCCTTATCAGCCGTTGATAAAGTTATATATACTTCACATAAAAAAAATACTACATATAGCAATCCACTTGAACGAAGTGTTGTCAAAGAACTTGCTAAACTTAAACCCGATATTTTCGCTAATGGCGGAGATCGTTTTTTGGATGAAATTCCTGAAAATAAATTGTGCAAAAAATTAGGGATTAAAATGGTGTTTAATATTGGCAAAGGTGGTAAAATTCAATCAAGCTCTGTTTTAGTCGGCAAAGCTGCTAAAAAAACTTTAAGCAAATATAAATGA
- a CDS encoding DUF3850 domain-containing protein codes for MNRIRKKIVKGYYEDLLSGKKKFDLRLNNFTIKEGDMLELVEIDENKQLTGRKLQKKVTYVKKFKLDKLFWPVEEIEKKGFQIISLE; via the coding sequence ATGAACCGTATCAGAAAGAAAATTGTTAAGGGATATTATGAAGACTTGCTGTCTGGAAAGAAAAAGTTTGATTTGCGACTTAATAACTTCACAATTAAAGAAGGGGACATGCTAGAATTAGTAGAGATAGACGAGAATAAACAGTTAACAGGCCGAAAACTTCAGAAAAAAGTAACTTACGTAAAGAAGTTTAAACTCGACAAACTTTTTTGGCCAGTTGAGGAGATAGAGAAGAAAGGATTTCAGATAATTTCTTTGGAGTAA